One genomic region from Entelurus aequoreus isolate RoL-2023_Sb linkage group LG14, RoL_Eaeq_v1.1, whole genome shotgun sequence encodes:
- the LOC133664532 gene encoding oocyte zinc finger protein XlCOF6-like produces MCERTIAKYEEELCPTKEEKERQHQLMDAQVVLHRTDVQQPPHIKEEEEEVWITQEGECLLGQEDDDVTTFPLTVVSVKTEEHEDKPPESSQLHHSPKVCEEQLLPEKHECSSRMVKEDPSKRKTRCHRPSGVSFSSLTQTLPCKKEEEDSLTPHLKEEEAEHSVTQEGDHLEGLVEFPVTGVPVKSEDDEVKGESEEKREAEPPSSSSTQHMTTEADGDHCGGSQADKLLAPLSDSEDTTSHSPDTDDEDSKDDKTCHTDNTHFKCSHCDKTFKYHSDLKRHMSTHTGEKPFTCSICSKGFVESHNLKVHMRIHTGEKPFICSICGKGFVQSPKLKVHMRIHTGEKPFSCSICGKGFAQRSCLKIHRTTHTGEKIFICSICSKGFVLSKYLKVHMRRHTGEKPFSCSICDKGFVESFKLKVHMRRHTGEKPFICSICSKSFVESCTLKVHMTTHTGEKPFSCSICGKGFVLSKYMKVHMRTHTGEKPFSCSICGKGFGESHNLKVHMRTHTGEKPFICSICSKGFVESCKLKVHMRTHTGEKPFSCSICGKGFVLSKYLKVHMKTHTGEKHFSCSICGKGFVESHNLKVHMRTHTGEKPFICSICSKGFVEIRRLKVHMRTHTGEKPFSCSICEKGFVQSHNLKVHMRTHTGEKPFSCSICEKGFVQSHKLKVHMTTHTGEKPFPCSICGKGFVLSKYLKVHMRTHTGEKPFTCSICNRSFCNQSNLVRHMRTHPGEKVLSCSVCGERLSSKYQCKKHKCAGENSSSK; encoded by the exons acgtccagcagcccccccacattaaagaggaagaggaggaagtgtggatcactcaggagggagagtgtcttctagggcaggaggatgatgatgtcaccacgtttccactgactgttgtctctgtgaagactgaagagcatgaagacaaaccacctgagtcctcacagcttcatcacagtccaa aaGTCTGTGAAGAACAACTTCTGCCTGAAAAACATGAGTGTAGCTCCAGGATGGTGAAGGAGGATCCATCAAAGAGGAAGACCAGGTGCCACAGACCCTCTGGTGtctccttttcctctttgacacagacccttccctgtaaaaaggaagaggaagacTCACTGACGCCCCACCTAAAAGAGGAAGAGGCGGAACACAGCGTTACTCAGGAGGGAGATCATCTTGAAGGACtggtggagttcccagtgactggtgtccctgtgaagagtgaagatgatgaggtcaaaggtgaaagtgaggagaagagagaggcggagcctccaagcagcagctcaacacaacacatgacaacagaagctgatggagaccactgtggaggatcacaagcagacaagctcttagctccactatcagatagtgaggacacaacgtcacactctcctgacactgatgatgaagactctaaagatgataagacatgtcacactgacaacactcacttcaaatgttctcactgtgacaaaacctttaaataccatagtgatctgaaaagacacatgagtactcacactggagaaaaaccttttacctgttcaatctgtagtaaaggttttgtagaaagtcataatttgaaagtacacatgagaatacacactggtgaaaaaccttttatctgttcaatctgtggtaaaggattCGTACAAAGTCCCaaattgaaagtacacatgagaatacacactggtgaaaaacctttttcttgttcaatctgtggtaaaggttttgcacaaagGTCATGTTTGAAAATACACAGaacaacacacacaggagaaaaaatatttatttgttcaatctgtagtaaaggttttgttcTAAGTAagtatttgaaagtgcacatgagaagacacactggtgaaaaacctttttcctgttcaatctgtgataaaggttttgtagaaagttttaaattaaaagtgcacatgagaagacacactggtgaaaaaccttttatctgttcaatctgcagTAAAAGTTTTGTAGAAAGTTGCacattgaaagtacacatgacaacacacactggtgaaaaacctttttcttgttcaatctgtggtaaaggttttgttctAAGTAAATatatgaaagtacacatgagaacacacactggtgaaaaaccgttctcctgttcaatctgtggtaaaggttttggagaaagtcacaatttgaaagtacacatgagaacacacactggtgaaaaaccttttatctgttcaatctgcagtaaaggttttgtagaaagttgcaaattgaaagtacacatgagaacacacactggtgaaaaacctttttcttgttcaatctgtggtaaaggttttgttctaagtaaatatttgaaagtgcacatgaaaacacacactggtgaaaaacattTCTCCTGTTCAatttgtggtaaaggttttgtagaaagtcacaatttgaaagtacacatgagaacacacactggtgaaaaaccttttatctgttcaatctgtagtaaaggttttgtagaaatTCGCagattgaaagtacacatgagaacacacactggtgaaaaacctttttcttgttcaatctgtgaaaaaggttttgtacaaagtcacaatttgaaagtacacatgagaacacacactggtgaaaaacctttttcttgttcaatctgtgaaaaaggttttgtacaaagtcacaaattgaaagtacacatgacaacacacactggtgaaaaacctttcccttgttcaatctgtggtaaaggttttgttctaagtaaatatttgaaagtgcacatgagaacacacactggtgagaaacctTTCACATGTTCAATCTGCAACAGAAGCTTTTGTAACCAATCAAACCTTGTAAGACACATGAGGACACacccaggagagaaagtgttgagttgcagtgtgtgtggtgaaagattgtcttctaagtaccagtgtaagaaacacaagtgtgctggtgagaacagcagcagcaaatga